Proteins encoded by one window of Apium graveolens cultivar Ventura unplaced genomic scaffold, ASM990537v1 ctg1251, whole genome shotgun sequence:
- the LOC141699742 gene encoding uncharacterized protein LOC141699742 produces MVLLTLQSPRTDFVWVPVQDEFDEGERVPLWDYCLSLSTTTSPLCLLADFNYVTSLGEISDGREHWTPAMQAFKDCLANCGLDNVRTVGDIFTWTNKRQNNPVLKHLDRMIANGHWFNSFIEENIFVKPRGIMDHNSIFFEEPMQLKSSTTIFTRANLEDIQMRMINNGDSTLLTLEKDLIIKLNMALVEDEYLFLQKYRVKWMGLGDGNNSFFHKQCKANWNHNKVLALQDSGTMVHGQLSCANLAVNYFKNLLAPEIIHSCIDLEPVDCKVLTEAQATLLCAQVTYAIILDTLKKLKKNKAPGPDGFNVEFFLATWSTTRPDFCPSVKNFFETGFFPQFDSLLILRGTLPVRFLGVPLITSRLRVNDCMPLVTKIMNRLNA; encoded by the exons AACGAGTTCCTCTGTGGGATTATTGCTTATCTTTGAGTACTACTACATCACCTTTGTGCCTCCTCGCTGATTTCAATTATGTTACTAGTCTTGGTGAAATTTCTGATGGCAGGGAACATTGGACGCCAGCAATGCAAGCATTCAAAGATTGCCTTGCTAACTGTGGCCTTGATAATGTGCGTACAGTGGGGGATATATTTACTTGGACCAACAAGCGTCAAAATAACCCTGTGCTAAAACACTTAGATAGAATGATAGCTAATGGTCACTGGTTCAATTCTTTCATCGAGGAAAATATTTTTGTCAAACCTCGTGGAATCATGGACCACAATTCTATCTTTTTTGAAGAGCCAATGCAACTCAAAAGCTCAACAACCATTTTCA CAAGAGCTAATCTAGAGGATATCCAAATGCGTATGATCAATAATGGAGATTCCACCCTTCTTACATTGGAAAAAGACCTCATTATCAAGCTCAATATGGCTCTTGTCGAGGACGAATATTTATTTCTTCAAAAATATAGAGTGAAGTGGATGGGGCTTGGAGATGGAAATAACTCTTTTTTccataaacaatgtaaagcaaacTGGAATCATAACAAGGTGCTAGCTCTTCAGGATTCGGGAACCATGGTGCATGGCCAGTTGTCGTGTGCTAACTTAGCAGTCAATTACTTCAAAAACCTGTTGGCGCCTGAGATTATTCACTCTTGTATTGATTTGGAGCCTGTGGATTGCAAGGTCCTTACTGAGGCCCAGGCTACTTTGCTTTGTGCTCAAGTCACATATGCTATTATTCTTGATACCttgaagaaattgaagaaaaATAAGGCTCCCGGGCCTGATGGCTTTAATGTCGAATTTTTTTTGGCTACCTGGAGCACCACAAGGCCTGATTTTTGTCCTTCAGTAAAGAATTTTTTTGAGACTGGGTTTTTCCCTCAG TTTGATTCCCTATTGATTCTCAGAGGTACTTTGCCAGTTAGGTTCCTTGGTGTTCCATTGATCACTTCGAGGCTTCGTGTGAATGACTGCATGCCCCTTGTCACCAAAATCATGAACAGACTTAATGCTTAG